CCTGTTGATCTGGCGTGTTTGGTGGCGAAAAAACATCTCGACGCCGGTCGGGGTATGCGGGGGCCCACGCTGGTGGTGGTCAACCGGGTGGAACTGGCCGTGCAATTGTATGAGGCCTTGAAGAAGAACAAAGATCTCAAGGACACCGACCCGCGGCTGGTGCACAGCCGCTTCCGGCCGGCAGAACGGGCCGGCTGGCGGCAGGATTTTCTGAATCGGGAGGCCTGTGGTGCGGGTACGGACCGGATCATCGTCGCCACCCAGGTGGTGGAGGCCGGGGTCGACATCTCGGCCGGCGTGCTGGTCACTGAGCTTGCGCCCTGGGCTAGCCTGGTCCAACGATTCGGCCGTGCGGCTCGCTGGGGTGGCGAGGCGCAGGTGATCGTGGCGGACCTGGGCCACAAGGACGATAAGGCGGCGGCGCCCTATGCCAAGGACGAGCTGGAGGCCGCCCGGGAGGCCCTGGGCATGGTAGCCGATGTGGCGTCCCTCCATCTGGAGGCCTTCGAGGAGGAGCATCCGGAACGGCTGCCCGACCTCTATCCCTACGATCCTCGCCATCTCATTGTGCGCCATGAGATCGAGGAGCTGTTCGACACCACGCCGGATCTGTCCGGTGCCGATATCGACGTCAGCCGCTTCATCCGGTCCGGAGAGGAACGGGACTTGGCGGTGTTCTGGGCCGAGGTGCCCAGGGAGGGGCCACCCGCCGACCTGCGGCCATCCCGGGATGCCCTTTGCGCGGTGCCGTTCCTTAAGGCCCGGGACTGGCTGTGTGGCAAGGAAACCACGCAAAAGAAGGCGCCGAATCTCGCAGGGAAGATGCGGGCCTGGGTCTGGGACTGGCTGGACGGCACTTGGCGCCGGGCAACCCGGCGCGACCTCTACCCTGGGCAAACCGTTCTCGTTGATGTCACCTGCGGCGGCTATCGCCGAGACCAGGGCTGGACGCCGGAAAGCAAGGATGCGGTCGAAATGGTGTCGCCTCCTTCTGTCGGCGCTGCCGAACAGGCGGATGCCGGCCAGGACGACGAATCCTTGAGCGCCTTTCCCTGGCGCACCATCGCCACCCACGGCCGGGAGACCGGGGCCTTGGCCCGCAGGATCGCGGAGGCGCTCACACCTCCCTGGGCCTCCCTCCTCGATCTTGCCGGCCGCTGGCATGACGCCGGCAAGGCCTTCCCGGCCTTCCAGGGCTCGATCAAGCCGGACAGCGGCCGGCCGGCGCGCCAGGACCTCGCCAAGGCGCCGGCCGCGGCCTGGCTTGCGAGCAGTCGGCTTTATCCGATGCCGGACGGCACCCGGCGCCCCGGCTTCCGGCATGAGCTGGCCAGTGCCCTGGCCCTGTTCGCGGTCCTTCAGCGCCATGCCCCGGACCATCCGGCCCTGCTCGGGCCCTGGCGCGGGATTCTCGAACAAGCCGGCATGCCGCCGCCGGCGTCAGCCCCTGCCGAGGCTTCTCCCACCGCCCTGGAGCAGGAGATCCTCGACCTCGCCCCCGCAGCCTTCGACCTCGTCGTCTACTTGGTGGCAAGCCATCATGGTAAGATACGCCTTGCCTGGCACGCCTGCCCGGCCGATCAGGCGGCCAACGATGAGCAGCCCCGCATCCGTGGCCTGCACGACGGCGAGGTACTGCCGGCGTTGCTCTTGTCCGACGCCGCTGGCCTCCCTTGGACTTTGCCCGCCTGCCGGCTGGATCTGGCACCGGCGGCGGCCGGCCTCAACCCCAGCACCGGCCGGGGCTGGACCGAGAGGGTGCTCGGGCTTCTTGCCGAGCACGGTCCGTTTGCCCTGGCCTGTCTCGAGGCGGTGCTGCGGGCCGCTGATCAACGCGCTTCAAGGGATGACCAGACCCCTGACCCGCTTCTGGAGGATGACCATGAGCGACCTGGACTGGAAGGAGGCGGTTCTGCGCTGGCGCAGCCTGCCGGCGGAGGAAAAGAGACGCCGCCGCTGGCAGCGGATCCCCAGGAACGTGGCGCAGAGCATGGCCTTCGAGGGGGAACCGGTGGATCTGGAGATGCTGGAAGCGGAGCACGCGCGCCTGCCGATGCCACCCGTCACATCGAAACCCGCCTCGGGATCCTGACTTGTTCGGAACTGGCCCCCCACCTCGCCCGGAATGCCCAGATCCTGGAGGAATGGATCGAGGCCGGCGAATTCGATGATGTCGCGCTGGACGACCACCTTGTTGCAGACCTCCATACGCTGCTCTGCGGTGATTTGACCCCGCAGCTCACCGGCTGGCGGCGTCACGACGTCCGCGTGGGCCAGCACCAGCCGCCCGAGTTCTTCCACGTGCCCGTGCTCATGCGGGAGTATGGCCGGGATCTCGAAGCCCGGTTGGCTGCCGCCGGCCCGGCCGTAAACGAACGGCTCCTCGAAACCCTCGCCTTTGCCGAGGGCCGCCTCCTCTCCATCCATCCCTTCGCTGACTTCAACGGTCGCACCACCCGAGTCTTCCTCCGGCTGTTGTTGCACCGTCTGGACCTCCCCACGCTTGACCT
Above is a genomic segment from Thermodesulfobacteriota bacterium containing:
- a CDS encoding Fic family protein; protein product: GHGKPHDWQQELAYQEECGNRLIRIPTGFGKTQGVLAAWLWTRVLRQDDRWPRRLVWCLPMRVLVEQTEHEVRIALGRLGLLGDEEDHRDKVGVHLLMGGVDATDWHLHPEACAVLIGTQDMLLSRALNRGYAAARARWPMDFGLLNQDCLWVMDEVQLMDVGLATSGQLQAFRDEDTVANRCLRPCHTWWMSATLQRDWLGKSPETQGMATELPQTMIPLEGRHGPLWEGITKRCVVERTNGPVDLACLVAKKHLDAGRGMRGPTLVVVNRVELAVQLYEALKKNKDLKDTDPRLVHSRFRPAERAGWRQDFLNREACGAGTDRIIVATQVVEAGVDISAGVLVTELAPWASLVQRFGRAARWGGEAQVIVADLGHKDDKAAAPYAKDELEAAREALGMVADVASLHLEAFEEEHPERLPDLYPYDPRHLIVRHEIEELFDTTPDLSGADIDVSRFIRSGEERDLAVFWAEVPREGPPADLRPSRDALCAVPFLKARDWLCGKETTQKKAPNLAGKMRAWVWDWLDGTWRRATRRDLYPGQTVLVDVTCGGYRRDQGWTPESKDAVEMVSPPSVGAAEQADAGQDDESLSAFPWRTIATHGRETGALARRIAEALTPPWASLLDLAGRWHDAGKAFPAFQGSIKPDSGRPARQDLAKAPAAAWLASSRLYPMPDGTRRPGFRHELASALALFAVLQRHAPDHPALLGPWRGILEQAGMPPPASAPAEASPTALEQEILDLAPAAFDLVVYLVASHHGKIRLAWHACPADQAANDEQPRIRGLHDGEVLPALLLSDAAGLPWTLPACRLDLAPAAAGLNPSTGRGWTERVLGLLAEHGPFALACLEAVLRAADQRASRDDQTPDPLLEDDHERPGLEGGGSALAQPAGGGKETPPLAADPQERGAEHGLRGGTGGSGDAGSGARAPADATRHIETRLGILTCSELAPHLARNAQILEEWIEAGEFDDVALDDHLVADLHTLLCGDLTPQLTGWRRHDVRVGQHQPPEFFHVPVLMREYGRDLEARLAAAGPAVNERLLETLAFAEGRLLSIHPFADFNGRTTRVFLRLLLHRLDLPTLDLLPSAEATATYLSALRAADACNWEPLMAVWRERLAKGGEP